The Fulvia fulva chromosome 1, complete sequence region TTCAAGGCGATGGCGAAGGACAGTGCTACCGCTGCTGTTCAGAGACTCATGCATCAGCTTATCCGACGAGCCATCGAAGGAGGCGTTGGCATGTCCGCTCTGCAACTATCCAGGCACTGAAACCGATGCCTCAAGCAGGACGATATCTTACGACATCGACGCATACCACTGGGCCCTCTTCTCCCACGCGAAAGAAGAAGCATCCGCCCACGACACTCCAACCTCAATCGACCCGAACACCCGGAAACGCAGCCTCCAATGCGCAGGCCGCATGTACCACGCCCTCAAGGACTACCTTCACTTTCTCGAACAGAATGATTTGCTACAACACGTTCGAAGCCTGGTACTATTCACAGAACGCATGCTCCCAACCTCAGACCGATTTCCCCACTACCAAGCCCGAAGCGACTATCGCTACAGAGCAGCAGCAGAACTCTGGCATCACGTCTGCTCTCGCCTGGGGCTATCGCGAGTCGTCATCGTCGCGTGCCCTTCTGATATGGCTTGCTTGACGAATTGCGCCATTGATCTCTTTGGCGATTGGGCGTTCTCTGACATGCAATACCACCTCCTCGAACTTTGCATCGCCAGCTCCGGGCCCGCCAGCCGCAATGCGATCCCTCAAGTCGACTACGCCTCCCTATCCGGCATCCCAGAAGTCTACCCAGGTATCGCCGCCTCTTCAATTCTCAAGCTCCGTCCCTGGTCTACACTAGCCCTGAACGAGGGCTCCTTCCTCAAAGGCTACGCCACGTACGAGGTACGTGTCCAAGATATCAAATCCATCGTTGACACCACCTTCTGTTGTGTGGAGCACACTCTGACACGCAGTAGTATTTCGAACGAGGTCCCCCATCTCTCATCTACTCCATCAAAGACCTGCTGGCCTCGAACCGAAGAGCGTTCCATCCGCACATCCAGGGTGGGATGGATCTGAGGAGTTTGCGGAAGTTTACGTATACGGCGATTCTGCCTTTTGCGACGCACATGGACTTTCGGGGTTTGTTGCCGTATATCGACGAATTGGACGTCAAGCTTGCGCCGGATGTGGATTCGCATATCTTGGACGATAAAGAGCGTGTCGGGACGGCGCAATTGGATGATTGCTGGCAGGAGCTGTTCACTGCGTATCGGCTGATTATACGGCCCTTCAGAACGTTCGATATCAGGCCCGATGGTTCGCCAAAGCTTAAGAGGTTCATCTGCAGGGACATGTTGCATCCAGGACTTCGGGATGAGCTCGATGATGAGTTCATCTCCTTGTGCTTGCCGGTATGGGCTGAGATGTCGACGCCTGGGGTGTTTGAACGGCAAGCGGACGTGCCGCATCTTCCGGCGGATGAATTTGCTCAGTAGGACGGGGCTGGAAGAAGTAGCCAATCTGGTAGCCGGTGGAGGCTAGGCTGGAAGTCATAAAATAGCGTCAGTCGAGAGGCCTAAGACTGTAGCCAAAGTGCTGTGGACATCGAGCCACGTCCACGTATACTGATCGCGTGTCTGCTTATGAGGTGCTTGTGCTTCCGCTTCTTCGATGTTGTGCTCAAGGGCTGATTCTTCCATTCTGTTCAGTGTCCGGAATTTCACTCTGCAGTGAAGGTCTGAACCTGATGACGGCGATCTGATACACGTTAGCAGTAGCTCGACACCTTGAACAGGAAACATACCTGCTTGTCTGCCGCAAACGCCAAACTCTCCCCATCAGCGCTCCAGCTGAGACTCGGTTCAAAAGCTGTCTTCTCTTCATCGCCAATGCTCTCGCCAAGTGTCTCGTCAGCTTCGGATGTGGGCCGCCACACGACGGTTGCATCAACAGCGTGTCGGACACCATTCTTTGGCTGAAAGCTTTCCACGGACCAGATTTGTACGACTTCTTCATTTGCGACCGCAAGATGCTCCCCATTCGGTGACCACTGCGATGCTATCGCAGGGCCCTCCTGGAGGGTCAGCTTGATAGCTTCGTCGCATTTCGGGGCGCCTTCGTCGGTTTTGGTGATCTCGTAGATGATGCAGTTGCCATCTTCAAAGGCGGCTGCCAACAGGGTTGGCTTCTCTGCGTCGAGCACGGCTGCTTTGTCGTCTTCTCTTTCTTCCCAAGGTGCGATCTCTAACGATGTCAAACCTTCTGGAATGTCTACTTCGAGGTCAGACCCTATCTCGGCCGCCCTGTTGTGCAGGCGACATGTAAATATGAGCTTCCTCGATTCAGCCGACTGGAATACGCCGATGTTGTGACGTTTATCGATgacgagcttctcgagggcgtACGAGAAGTCGAAGATATTCGCATTGTGTGTGATCAGGCCTTGTACCTTGCTTGGTCCCGTCAAGATATTATCTGGCATGTCCGAGAGCTGGGCAAGGCCGTCCACGGCTACTTCTTCGTGTGCCTGGTCCACTTGATACTTGCACGAAAGTCCTTGTTCGCCACAGACGACGAATGTCTCGTTGCTGATCCAAGTGGCGCTCAGCATCTGCTTGTCGAAGAGTCGCCATGCGATGGGCTGGGCGCCATCATCTTCTGGGTCTCGTGCTTTCCAGACCTGAACAAGGGCGCCGCCTTCCTTCGTCCTTCCTGCGAGGAGGTATCGGGAGTCTGGGCTGTAGCACAGGAAGAGTATCATGCCATATGGCTCCAGTAGTGGGGCACCCAATGGATAAGACGCTTTGTGCAACTCGGATGTTCTAAATCGTTCGAAGATCATCTGGACTGCCGCTTGTTCGCCTCCAGGCTCATCCCGTATAGATTCGCAGGCATAAGCGGCTGCTTTACCATCCGGCCGCCATGTGCTGGCAGTAACGGCGCCATCTTCCGGCACGAGTGTGTCGTCCATACTTTCAATCTTGCATATAGTCAGTTACTGCTTACTTGAACGACATCGAAAATTGCCTATTGCACACTTACCTGCCTTGCGTCATCAATGGAGTCAGGTACTGAGTAGTATCGACATGACGACTGGCCGGTGACCAGCAATATATGTGCAGTCGCATCGTCCAGGCTCGGATTCCAGGAACTGTGCATGATTGGAGTATCAGACTGGTCTGGCTTCCAGTACATGGTACTAGTCTTAGGGCCCGTCTTGATCTCAGTCTGGGTCGCAATGTCCATACTGTCGTATCGATCCATGACCTCAGGCTGCTCAGGCTCAGAGTGCACAGTCGGCGAGACAGCATCTGGGTCGTCTTCTCCCTCTGCATCCGCAGATGCCGCATCGACGTCCATCGCATCTCTATCGCCGTTGAGTTGCGCATCACTTCCTTCACTCCTCCTCTGTCGCTTGGGCGCTGGGGTTGGGAACTCGTCAGGAGGCCGCATGACAGCAGGCCGGCCTTTCCGCTTGTTACTCGAAGCTGCTCGCGCAGCCGCGCCATGCTCTGCCCGCCCATCCTGTCGCTCGATACTCTCTCGTGCGTCTATTCCCGTCCACCTGTACTTACGCTGGCTTTTCCGCACGCGTGCCTGGAGCGCGTCATGGTGCAGGCCCTCCTGGATGACGGAGATCAGCTCGTTCCTGCGTATTTCGTGCGCAAATGGGTAGTTTTCGGGGTCGCGACAATCCTTCGGACGGTGCCAGTCGTTGGCGAGGCCAAGGGCTGCACTCTCGAAGCCTGACTCCTGCAGATAGCGGAATATCAGAAGATTGACATGGTCGCTGTGTAGCGCAGCAGCCGCCGAGGACATGCTAGACTTCGTTATTGGACCGGGAGTGTCGCTCGTGCTCGCAGAGGCATGTAATGTCGCAAAATAGTGGTTGTTGTGGTGCGGCGGGGTCAATGTGTGGTGGAAGTAGTGTTCCGTATGCGACAGAATGCGTGGTATCGTGAATGCTGCTGTTATGCTGTTGGAAGAGCAAGTCGTCGAGAGCGAGGAAGACACATCCCGCAAGCTTGGAACTTGGAACGATCCGGTCCTCCATTCCACAGTCCACACACCACGCTCCCGTTGTGTTCCCACTTCCAAGCATCTGTTCAAGCAGTTTTTGGTACCGTTGATGCGCTTTGATCTGCCTGTCGTCAAGTTGCCATTGACTCCATGAACATTAGGCCCTCACAGCCATCATCTGCACTCATCTTCTCACAGCAATTCCCCACCGCCCAGTCCTTCCCTTCGCGATGCCTGCGCCACCACGACTTCCGGCAAGCGAGATCTGGTGCCAGGAACCCCTGCAGTCGCGCGGCTAATAACCTTATCCTCAAACACGCGATTTGGATCGACCAGGTCGACAATCTTCCTCTATCTGCACTTCCGGGCATGATACGGCCTCCTCCGCGCCCACTCGAGGATGCCGCTACGCATCAATCTGCCGCCGCTGACACGCGGTCTGCTGCTCGTCGTCATCACGCTGTCCCTCCTCAACGCCGTCTTGCGAACGAACAAATGGAGGAACTCCCTTGATTCATCTCCTTCAGCCATCGCCGCGACCAACTACCTCTCGAGCCCGCAATGGGCCATTTCCTACCTTGTGCTCATCCCCACGAAGAGCATACGATATCCGTGGACCTTCTTGACGGGAGCACTGGTGGAGAACAACCTGGTGTCAATGGCCATCAGCGCAAGCGTGGTCTACTTTGGAGGGAAATACCTAGAGCGAGCTTGGGGCAGCAGAGAGTTTGCGAAGGCGATACTGTGCATTACTATGATACCCAACATTGTCACCTTCTTTCTCTACGCGCTGTGGCATGGCATTACAGGGCATAGTCCTGAATTGTAGGTGCACAGAAGCATCGATGCATGATCAAGCTGACCTTTCAACAGTCCAACACCTCTCAATGGTCTGGTAGCTCTTGAGGCTGGCTTCCTCGTGTCGCTGAAACAGTTAGTGCCGGAACATACTGTGTCCATTTTCAAAGGCGTCATCAGAATGCGCATCAAGCACTTTCCGGCTGTATTTGTCTTGGCCAACATGCTCTCTGGACCACTGCTAGGGACGGACACGGCATTTTGGCTAAGTCTACTTGGCTTCCTCACCTCGTGGATCTATCTGCGCTTTTTCCGGATCTCAGAGATATCAAGCACAGCTACGGGTGGGGAAGGCTCAGTCATGAAGGGAGATGCCAGCGATACCTTTGCGTTCGTTGCTTTCTTCCCTGATCTTGTCCATCCCGTACTTGCGCCCATCTGCGACGGCGTCTACAACACCTTGGTGCAGTTGCGACTTTGCACACCGTTTTCGGATGAGGCAATCGAGGCTGGCAACAAGAACGCTGCGTCACGATCGGAAGCTGGACTGCCAAGCATAATGAACAACAGAGGTGGCAGCGGTGGAGGCGGCCGGAGAGCTGAAGCCGAGAGGCGACGAGCTCTTGCGCTGAGGGCACTCGATCAGAGACTCAGCGCTGCTGCAGCGAATCGCACAGCAAGCCCTGCGCCGGCTGTCACAACGATTCAGGCTACTCTCAACCCCGAGAATTCTAACGCAGATACTGGCGCTGGAGAAATACACAATATTGCACCTGCTAAGGAATACCAGATCTAAATGGTCGAACTCTACGAAGGCGCAGGTGTGGCATACAAAATAGGTGCTTAGTCTATAGGTATCGCTAACAGGAGACGTTTTCTTATTCAATCTATGAGCTCCGCTCATGGCACTCCCACCGCCCTAATTAGCCATCGCGATCCAGCACTGCCACCTGTTGTTTCGGAAGGAGCCTCCCTCGACTCTGCAATCCGGCATCGCACCTGCTCTCATCTGCGACATCTTGCCTATGCACAATGCCGATCTGTTACAGGGACGTTCGGGCCGAATGCGATGTTTTGTTTACCTTGACCACCAGAAGAAAGAGCATAACTCAATGTACATCAAACATGCCGGCGACTCGCCAAGTATCCAAGAACAGTCCTACACCCCGTAACACATCAGCACAACAGGATTTCGTGTTCCCCGAGAACAGCCATCTGCTCATTACCACACCGCGGCATGTATTCGCATGGGACAGAAGCGGCATACGGCCTATATTTCGCAGCAAAGCAGGGGGCATTGTAGCGGCACGGGAAGCCAAGGATGGATCAGGAGTCCTCGCCGTCGCCAGCAGCAATGTTGTGGTTATGCATGATGCGAGGCGTAGGAAAGACGAGAGCTGGGGACTGAACGCGCCGCGAGAGGAGGTCCGCCATCTGGAATACTCGCCTGATGCGACATCACTGTTCCTCTCAACCACATCAGGTGGAGCGATACAACACTACAGTACCGAGAAGCAAAGGTTGCTGGATCCAGCTCAGACGCACCACGCAGCTCCTGTCGCACTTGCTATCTCGCCTACCGGCCATCTCATGCTCTCGGCATCGCAGGACCCTCCAATGGTCTTCTTGAAGAACCTTGCGCATAATACCTCTCCGCTCAAGATCCAGCCTCAGGCCTCTGACGCAGCCGTGTGCTGCGCTGTATTTCATCCCGAGCGACCGAATGTGTTCCTGTTGGCATTCCGTGATGGGACAGTTGCGGCCTACGATGCGACAAAGATGCCAAGGAATAATCGGGGCACATATGCAAATCAGCAGAGTGTCAACGACGGGGAGATAGCGCATTTGCAGAAAGTACACCGTGCTACAGCGGCGGATGCTGATGCGGCACCTATAGCGGGGATCACATTCTTGCCTGGCTACAAGACCAGAGCTATCACCGCTGGTCGAGATGGACGGTGCAAACTCATCGACTTCACAAAAGGTGGCGAGACATTGAGGACTTGGCATGCGAAAGCACCACTTACTTCCATTGCTGTATGGGGTCTCAGAGCCAAAGCTGAGCCAGGCTCACTTCGAGAAGTCGCTTCTGAGCATCGTCGCAATCGCAGCTCCAGCTCGCACACGATCGGAGGCCCCACAAGCACCAGCAGTATCATCGCAGTGAGTCGTCTCGACGGCAAGGTACAACTATATGACAGCGTTGGTCTGCTCCTCGCTCAGCGAGCTGTCAGCAGCCTTGAGGAGCAGATATTGAGTCTTGAGTGGGCGAAAGGTGCTGCACCCGAGTCCCACGTTACTGATGCCTTGGGACGGCACTTCAGCGATGCAGAGTCCATACCACCCATTCCCATCACGAAACAGAGGGTCGTGTCCTCACCACCCACGATAGCCGCGCAGAAAGAAGCTCACAAGGAGATTGTGCCCGCAAGGACAGGCCTTGGACTCCCTGCAGAGCTCAGAACCAGACCACCTTCTCGACAATTCACTATCCACCCGGATGAAGAAGCACAGGGCACTGTCCAGTATACGCCATCGCCAAAGCGTCAGCCGACGGGCTCTGCGCAAGTAGTGAACTACCAAGATCTCTTCTCACCGGTCAAGGTATCGAACCCGGCAGAGCAGAGCCCGGCAAAGCGCCTGGTGTCAAATTCGCCGCGTACTCGCCCGTGTATCTCGAGCCAAACCTTTGTCAAGAGTCCTGCAGTACTCTTAAGCTCGTCGGCCGCCGTCTCACCTGGTCAGGCTACATCCAAGTCGCCATCCACCCACTTCACCTCCGCGGCATCCGAGTGTGTACCTCACAAGAGCGACAAAGTGTCCTCATTGAAGCCAAAGCATCGCGTGAGCAGCCAGGCGTCACCTCTTAGTCGAGCGAAGCGGCGCATCACCTTTCAACAGAGCGGCGATGGATCGACCAGAAGCATTAACAGTGGTTCGCCAAAACTTATCAACTCAAACGCCAAAGTGTTGGCTGATCTTCGCAGACTGAACAAGGATGATCTTACCAATCAGAGATACGGCACTCTCTCATCATATGCCGCAGTGCAGCGAACTGGCTCAGCAAATGACAGTCAAAGATCAAAGGCTTCCAGCATCAGACCCCCACCCAGAGCTCGTTCGAACAAGCCTCGTTCTCCGCCTAGCATACACGTCCACGATCCAAGCACCTGGCCGTCTGACTCTAATGCCGACTCTCACAGCACTGACATCTGGTTCACATCAGGCTCGGAGGACGACACGAGTCACAAACGAAGGCGCCGCATGAAACCTCTGACCCGTCCACCAGCCAGGCAAACCTCACGA contains the following coding sequences:
- a CDS encoding Rhomboid-like protein 19, which encodes MPLRINLPPLTRGLLLVVITLSLLNAVLRTNKWRNSLDSSPSAIAATNYLSSPQWAISYLVLIPTKSIRYPWTFLTGALVENNLVSMAISASVVYFGGKYLERAWGSREFAKAILCITMIPNIVTFFLYALWHGITGHSPEFPTPLNGLVALEAGFLVSLKQLVPEHTVSIFKGVIRMRIKHFPAVFVLANMLSGPLLGTDTAFWLSLLGFLTSWIYLRFFRISEISSTATGGEGSVMKGDASDTFAFVAFFPDLVHPVLAPICDGVYNTLVQLRLCTPFSDEAIEAGNKNAASRSEAGLPSIMNNRGGSGGGGRRAEAERRRALALRALDQRLSAAAANRTASPAPAVTTIQATLNPENSNADTGAGEIHNIAPAKEYQI